The following are encoded in a window of Peromyscus eremicus chromosome 12, PerEre_H2_v1, whole genome shotgun sequence genomic DNA:
- the Cd86 gene encoding T-lymphocyte activation antigen CD86, with amino-acid sequence MDPRCTMGLGILFVTVFVLSDAALLKRQAYFNRTAYLPCPFTKAQNRSLSELVIFWQDQKKLVLYEHYLGKEKLDNVADKYLGRTSFDSDNWTLRLHNVQIKDMGSYDCFIQKKTPKGSVILQQTDTELSVTANFSEPEIESAPNITRNSGINLTCSSKQGYPKPIKMYFWITNSTNEHDEDMKILQDNVTELFSISVSLSMPFPDDVFNVTVLCVLETASVKIVSRPHHLVLPEPQIVQKENSSWIAGAIAIVVIAVFLGFLLLLLVKKCLRKQEQPGIS; translated from the exons CACCATGGGATTGGGAATCCTCTTTGTAACGGTCTTTGTGCTCTCAG ATGCTGCTCTCCTGAAGAGACAAGCTTATTTCAATAGGACTGCGTACCTGCCATGCCCATTTACAAAGGCTCAAAATAGAAGCCTAAGTGAGCTGGTCATATtttggcaggaccagaaaaagtTGGTTCTGTATGAGCACTATTTGGGCAAAGAGAAGCTCGATAACGTGGCTGACAAGTATCTGGGCCGCACAAGTTTTGACAGCGATAACTGGACTCTACGACTTCACAATGTTCAGATCAAGGACATGGGCTCATATGATTGTTTCATACAAAAGAAAACACCCAAAGGTTCGGTCATCCTCCAGCAGACAGATACGGAGCTGTCAGTGACCG CTAACTTCAGTGAACCTGAAATAGAGTCGGCTCCGAATATAACAAGAAATTCCGGCATAAATTTGACCTGCTCGTCTAAGCAAGGTTATCCAAAACCTATAAAGATGTATTTTTGGATAACTAACTCAACTAATGAGCATGATGAGGACATGAAGATATTGCAAGACAATGTCACAGAACTGTTCAGCATTTCCGTTAGCCTATCTATGCCGTTCCCCGATGATGTGTTCAATGTGACTGTCTTGTGTGTTCTGGAAACTGCGTCTGTGAAGATTGTCTCCAGACCTCACCATTTAG TTCTTCCAGAACCCCAAATTGTTCAAAAGGAAAATTCGTCCTGGATTGCAGGTGCCATTGCAATTGTCGTTATTGCGGTCTTCCTTGGAtttctgctgctgctcctggTAAAAAAATGCCTGAGGAAGCAGGAACAGCCTGGCATCTCTTAG